The genomic DNA CTAAGTTTCCCCATGTTGTAGCTTGTAGCTGCCTGCCACTCACCCTTCATGCACCTATAGGAAGTGCTCCATCATGCTCTTGTCATGCACGTATAGGAAGGAGTAAGTTTAGGTTGTTTCAGGTATGCTTTACCAATAGGTAACTGTAGGCAGCACCAGTCTCCCCTGTGCCTCTTCTTACAGGTGCGCAAACCCAGCTCTCTTGGCCCAAACCACCATGGTAGCCCTCCAACTGGACTGGCTCCAGTATGTCAGAACCTCTTGTAATTTTTTGGCTTCACAGAAGATGATTGTATCTGGACACTCTGTCCAAGTACCAAAGAGGCAAAAGAAACACCCACTTTCCTGTACCTGTGGCTACACTCTTGCTATTACAGCCCAGCATGCAACCAGCTTGCTTGCTGCAGAGACACACTGCCAACTGCTATTAAACTTACTGCCTGTTACAACTCCCATGcctctccctgcacagctgctttcagcaaccaccagcctgtcctgctggcaCAGGATCATTCCATCCCACACTCTACATTTGCCTCTGTTGTCCATCATGATCATCTTTTTCATTGGACTGGATGATCAccgtgggtcccttccaactgaaatattctattatatatatttctcttgcctttttcaACCCCTCTGAACAGCAGCCTTGACCTACAGTGGTATTGATTGCTCCCCTCATTTTGGTActgtctgcaaacttgctgagcACATGCTAGCCCATCATCCACACTATTAATAGGGACATTAAACTGTATTAGCCCCAGTATCAAACCCTGAGGGCCATCACTGAGAACCAGCTATCACTTACTGAtcttgtggaagaaaaaaaaccccttaaaacCCTTCTCTTACTACAGTAACTCAGTTGAGATTGACCAGATCTGGGAACAAAGCTAATTCCTACTATTCTTCATTTACAACTCTTAAGTTATGTTTtacatttaatgtaaaaataaatgaacataaAGTGGGCCCCCAACACATTCAGGCCTGAGAGAACAGCACATTGGACAACCTAAAAAATACTGCCaccagaaaaaacccaacttttttttatatatatatatataaaattaaatatggcCTGGGATATTTCATTATCCTAGCAGCGAAACTCAGATGTGACACAGCAGACACTAATTAAGAGTCTGAAAATGCATGAAGTATCATTAAAAGTGTCAGCTAACTCTTGCTGCAGAATTTACATGCCAATTCCATCATTCCATCAGCAACAAATGCAGCACTATTTGCTACGCACAGGTGCGACAGAGGTTGAGATGAAGTTACTCTCTtacaccaaagcaaaaaaaagacattttaatgaaattaataatgtTTGCTACTTACCACCTCTGGTATTAAAGCACTCTGTGGTTTAGCATCTAATGTGTTTTTAGGTTTAAGCTAACAAGGAGGAACATAGGCACCAAGTAGACACTAAGCAGTTTGTTCAACTCCTAAGACACAAGCTGAAACTTGGGCTTTCTTCAGATGCTTCAAAGCCCATCCAAAGCTCAGTGATGGTAGAGGAAAGGCTATATACTAAACTTAAAGGTATTCCTCAGCTCTACCAAGAGTTACAGAAACACACCAAACTGAGACAAATCCTCTTCCATTTACTCAATATGCAGCAGTAAAACCACTTAACTCTGACTGTACCTTACACTTAACTTCAAGCAATCAAACTCAAAACAAAGATAGGAGTGCTAGAGATAGTCTACATACTTCACTGGATCTGAGCCAAAAATGCTTAAACACATAATGAAATAATCTCAGACTGCAAGGAAAACAGGCCCCACAAATATTCTTCCTGTGGAGTTACAAAGTATACTACAGACAAGTGATTTCTATTATTACCTTATTAATATCATCTGCTGTAAATCCAACTTGCTGCAAGagctttttaattgcttctacacatttattaaaaagtgaAGAACAGATAAGTTCAAACCTGGCcctagaaggaaaaaacaaacaaaaccaacacattcAAGAAGAGTCACTGCATACATTAGAGACAAATATCTGAAACGCAGAAATAATCATTTTCAGAGTATACTTTTGTTCTCTAGCTGTATCTGGTACTaaagggatttttgtttttttttgttttttaaaatctcatttccaAATTATTAAGCTGGAAGATTCCATCATTAACACCTACATGGACTGCACATTCACTCTTGTgtactcagaagaaaaaacagtattgcTGTCTTGGATCGtatgtgaaaagcagcaaaaaacctTGGAACTGCTTCATCATCTTTAAAACTGAGACACAAATATGCAAATGTGCCTCTTGAATTTTCAGAGACAAATGGAGCCGTGTCCTTATTTGCAAGCAGGGAGTAGGTTAGCAGATTGAAAAAACCCTTGTGCTTACTTCAGGCTCTTTCGAGGCTGAATAGGAAGTTTTACAAACAGAAGTCATATTCTGCAACACTAGTCCACAGGACTGGCATCCTTATCCAAAAATGAGCCAAAACAAGTTACAGAGAATAGCTTCTCACACCTGCAAAACATACTGTGCTGTATTTTACCAGATCCAACTGCTGCAGTGGTAGATGCATAGCTCTGGAATTGATAAgtcttatttcattttgctaaagctgctgctgactgAAAGAGCAATCAAAATTAGCCAAACGTCTCAATAAGATTATcccaagaaagaagaaacttaTGACAGCAGtatgaacaaaaagaaaacagctttctacTCCAGCTGTCAAAAAGAGGCAACGTCAAAACTTCCATGACTCCTATCATCTTTTAGGTGAGAGTCCAAAAGTAGTCTTTAaggaaaacccaacaaaaatagtaattaggggatacacacacatacacgaCATCACCTTGAGTAATTATAGTATCTATTCCCCTTTCCATCAACAACCAGCCTCCAAGTATGAGGTGTCCTTGCACCTTATTGTCTAGCCATTAGGACAACATTGTTACTGTTACTACCCTAACTACTACAGATTGCATCATAGCAGAACcaattaatatgaaaatagaGCTGAAAAAGCAAGCTGGTCTTCTTTTACTTCTACTCCTGAAATTAATGTTACCAAAAATATCAAAGCTTACTGAACATCCTAAGTACTATCTAGAATTTCAAGCATAGTTTTATATAAAAGCAGTAGCTTCAAGATCTGCTTTACCTGGACACATTACAATCAAAATCTAATCCATCATACAATGAATCTACAAAACAGTTTGCACTCCCCAGGGTTGATAAAGAGTGCTTCGCAATATCAGCGCTGTTCATTAACTTCATCATGGCTCTGGGATTTTCTCTAATATCATGTTTACATGacctacatttaaaaaaaagaagaaatatcagTTCAGAGAGACAGGCATTTGAGTGATAACACTATTTTTCTAAAAGGAGAAACAGGTTAGAGCTATTGAACTTCTTTGCTGTAGACATTTTAGTACTATCTACAATGACACTATTGAAAGCTCTCAAAGAAGTGTCTATTTCAATTTCAACCAAAGAACATTGTGTAGAAGCACCCTGAACTCAGGCATTAATGTTCATCATACAGAtgtttttcagaacagtttctcAGCTGAACAAGTCCTGTAGAAGCTGCAaggaacagcaagaaaaggTCTGCAAGTTAACCAATTTTAGCCACGTATCAGTAAGAAACAGAACACTAAACATCAGACATGTTGTCaacaaaatatgtttcattCAAAAAGTCTCCTTCTGTATATAGTATGCAACTGAACACTTCAAGATCATTAGAGCCAATGGTAATGCAACTGTTCATTTTGGTTCATCATAGGATGACATGCCATAGAGACTTCAGTCTGATGACCCAAGCCCCTCCACCATACTTCATGCCAACtagaaaatcaaaaccaaacccacacagGTGAATTCCCTGCCACCCCAAAAGTTGTGACTGAAAGGATGTAAACAGCCTGTAGTGACATACAACActcaaaacacagaacagtTCATAGTCGAGCCCTTATAGTTCAACACCGACTTCAGGCAACAACTACCCAAAGCCAGGTGTTCACCGGTCTTCCTCCTTGGCCCCCAACAACTGACTGTTCCTTTAGTATCTTTACTGGAGCCATTTTGCTTGCAGTCTGCCTGATCCGAAAACTGAGTAAgaatttatactttttttgaaagcaagcaCCAGATAACGAAGTTCCTGTCTTTAGGGCAACACGCTTGAAATTCAAAACCTACCTCTGAAATTCAGAAGCCAAGTGCTGTGCTAGAGCTTCAGTGAAGCAAACTCCACCAATGCCATCATCTGTGTTTGTAGCAAGCACACGATATATTCCACTGTTCACTTCTATGACTGTGATAGAAAGTGACGTTCCACCAAGTTTATAAACCAACACATTGCtgccacattaaaaaaaagataataattgGAAGTAGCATTAATAAGCCAAGTAAAATTGTGTTAACTTTAATACACcatctaaaaaaaatactaccttATAAGGTATGGCAGGTTTTAATCAGTTTTGTCAAGAGAATTTGATCTGGGGTGTTTGTATTTAATGCATCTCAGTACTTCTGACTATTTGACAATGTTCCCTAAAGAACAAAATTAGTCTCTTTCGTACAGTGAGAACAGCCAATATTTCTCCTACAACACAACTGAGAAAagaattctaaaaaaataaaaccccaaacacaggAATTTAAAACACTACAGATTTACAGCTTCTgaattggttttggttttattaagaacccccccccaaaaaaacccaaaaccaagcCTCAAATAATTAACTTTGTATTGACTGCTAAGGCAACACAGCATTCCCTCGTTTAAGATTCCTCAGGATTTAAGTACAGCAGCTTAAATTTAAGAAGTAAAATATTAGGATTTTACCTTTTCCCAGTGGGTGAGTCTTGGCCAATTCCATACGCCAGGAGAGCTGCAGACGGCTCATGAATTAATCTCAGAACATTAAATCCAGCggctgcagctgcttccctgtGATAAGGCataacagcatttcattttactttcataACTTCACTGAAGTCACATGCTATTAAGATTTCATCTGAACTACTTATGCTACCAACTCAGAACTTGGTTACAGCATGGTATTAACAAAGCGAAGTGACTGGAACAGAAAGGTATCAAGAAGTTCAGTTGCTGCTGTGTTCTTCAGGTAGTTAGATCTGCCCTGTGTTCATTGcgaaagaaaacacagatgtaCCCGTCCACATACCccataaaaccagcaaaaactGCACCCTCAATCAAACTTGGTAACTTCTCTTCAGGTGTCATATTAAAAGTTTTTGGCACATTATTTCAACACGTATGCTAAGAAAATTGGTTTTACTTCCAAATCAAGTTACTGCACCtcacttacattttctttgcatgttttcttgAAACTTCAGTAACACTGGGACTGCCCTGCAAGTTGTTTCCTCCCTTTGAAGTCATTTTGTAACTGGTATACCAAAGCAATAGAATGTTTCATTATACATACTGCAAACACTCAGCTCACTAATGTTTTAAGTGTGCTTTAAGCATTTCATGATAGTCATAAGGGCTTCTACATATCAGAAAGTAGAAATAGATGCTGCCAATTACGCACAGCTTTAAGTCTACCTATGCTTTCATATTGAGTAACTTATACCACAGAACTTTTTCCAAACAGAACTTCGAAGTAGAATACTGGTGTGGGATTCTGTATCTGCTCTCTGACATAACAGTCCTCAATAAAGTCACATAACACAGCTTGGATTGGCAAGTGTCATATAAATGGAGGAGGgctgagaaattatttgcatttcaaagggGACACTGAAAATCCACATCTGAAATGACATTCTATCATTGATGATACCAAAATTCCCTCTCACTTTAATTGaatcagaatttcatttttgttccaACAGTGAATTCCATGAAAAGTTTCCAAAGTCATGATTTaatctgcttttgtattttcccAATTCAAGTAGCTCCCAGTGTCCTGACTGACTGTTGCAAGCTAAAGTCCGGCAGAATTCCCATTGCTGATCTGCCAGTCTGCTTTAGGCACgttaaataacaaaaagaaatatctttatCTTCTTACCCAAGGgcatttttctgattctctccaAAATCAAATGGTACAGTGATAACAACGTCATTTACATCTGAACCCAACGCAGACTGAGCAGTTTCTGTTTATGAACATAGGCAGAACATATTtattacaagcaaaaaaaccaataCACCACATCTTAAAAATATGATAACAGCTTAAAAACTAAAAtcttttatggttttatttatacctttcattttactgaaaattagtTTTGCCACATCTTCTGGGTTAATAAGTTTATTATCTATTTCATACtgaatttttccattcttctcaATTATCTGTAAGCAAAACCAACATACCTTTGTTAGATATGTAATATGGTTATTAACAGAAAGTAATGTTTAATTTAGTTTCTGTTCAAAGTAAAAAGCACTAGACTGCATAAATACCTTCTGCATTAGCACTCAACTACAAGAGAGTAAGTGCTTCCAAGATGCTTATCAAAGGTCACAAAAAATTTGCATTATCCAACAGACATGACAGTGACACATGTGGACTTAAAGACTCCAGACTTCCTTTTTCTATAAAAAGTTTTCCTTAGTATAAAAGCAATGTTTAGAACAGAAATACTTGCCTGCTTGTAttagttaagaaaaaaaaccaactctaTATAAGCATGTCAATACAGTCAAAAACCAGAGACAAACTCATTCCTTCTTCAGCCATGTATTTTCCAGgataatttttctcttgttttgtaAAAAGTTTTCTAGTAACAAGCACAGTATTATCCAAATTAAATACCCAGATTAAATCAAGGAAACAAGCATTTTTATCACAAGATGCTGCAAGCTGAGCATGTACCAGCACTAAGAAACACCACAATGCTATTACCCAAATATATTAAGACAACTCCCTTTTGAGAATGGCCAATATAGATATATAACTTTTCTGCTGGACTAACACATGTTATGACGGCAGAGCTCAGAACACAGTTAAATGTCTTATAATACTTTCTCCTTTATAAAAAGGAGAAACGTTCCACATCGTAGCAGATGGACCTCATATAATGAGCTGATCACTACAGAACACAAACGTGGTGTGGCATAAACAataagaaacataaaaatgataCAAGTTATTCTgggaacaacaaaaaacctaTAGGTCATACTCACTgaacatttgctttctgcaataTATTTTGCTGCCTGTGGGTCACCCGAGCTGTCCAGACAAATTCAAAATAACAAAGTAAATCATATGCTCAAGGGTAATTGCACAAATTCATCCTGTTATTCTTTGTAAAGTCTACGGCATATGAAGCTATACTTCAACCAAAATTCCCGTTTCCACTCTATAAATACCTTTGAACACTTTCGATAccttttggagaagaaaagccaaCAGTTCTGACTGCTGGTATCTTTCAACCTCCTTTCCAAAGACTAATGACTGAAAAAATGCCTACTAGCTggtgaaaagagaaaacaaaccccaacataTCATTTTAAACTGCTATCCCaaataataattatgaaaaGTTTCAGCAGCACCTTTGCTGCATTGACTGAAATAACATGACAACAATAAGCTGACTATCCTTAATCCTCTACTAACCATGCAAAGTTATGCATCTGAAAAGTGTTGATAAATACATCAGAATGGATATAATTTTGTTAACACCTTTCAATGAAAGGCCTGTAACACACAGCTAGGTTATCACTGAAAAATCTTCTTGCATCTCTGAGGTTAGAGCTAAACCAAGTTTAGTTTTAGCAACATTGTAACCACCAGCCCAAATCTTCACAGTTCCACCAACTGCAGAATCACAACAGGCATTATTACATCAGTCCATTTCCCAACTAATGAAAGCAACACAAAGTGTCATGCAGGTAAAACCACAGGAAAACATCCTGGTAACAAGACATTTTAGTTAAGAAACTTAAGTACATATCAAAAACATTTATGCAACTCTTTACTAAATtccacaattttattttcacagataGATTCAGATCTAAACCACTATGCACCTCTTTACTCCTGGAACGAAATGTAGGGCATGTTCATAATATAACAATAACATAATATCAGTGCTGAAACTACCAACCAGCTTTAATAGGGAAAATTAAACTTCTCACCTTCCCTTTCACACCTGTTCTCTTACCTTCGCCCAAGGATCTTCTTTACTTTCACTACCgtgtttgaaatatttcttattctACTTTGCTTTGCAGCTAAGCCAACAACCTGTATAAAAAattaaggggagaaaaaaaaaaaaacaaaatgagcaACAGGCAGagctcccctcctctcccaacCACCGCCACAGAGGGAGGCCTCACCTCCTCACTTTCCGAGAAAGCAACGACGGCAGGAGTGACTCTGTCCCCGGCGTCGTTGGCGACCACGTCGGCGCGGCCATCCTGCGGACAGAAGCACCACCCGTGACCGCCCCGCCAGGACCCCGCGCCCCCTCAGGCCTTCACTCGCCGCCTGAGCCTGCAGCGCCGTGAGGGACCAGAAACCACCGCGGCCCAACCTCTCCTCCCGGCAAGGACCCCGGGCGCAGCCCCCCACCTTATAGACGGCGGCGCAGGCACAGGTAGCGCCCAGGTGGACACCGATGGCCGCCATGAACCCCTCCCACTCCCCACGCGCCCGCCGCCCCACAATGCGCTGcacgccccgccccgcccccgcttCCAACCAATCCCTCTCCACTCGGCTCACCGGCCGCCAGTCAGAGCCCGCGCCGCGGTGTCTCGCGAACCGGAGGGGAGCGCTTGGCAGGCTGTCATCGGCGGAGCAGCCAATGACAAAACCGGAGCGGTGACGTCATCGAGCATGGCAACGGGGCAGGCTGCGGGCGCTGGGCGCGGGCGGGCGAGCGGGCGCCGAGCGGCCGCTGGGGGGAGGTCGCCAggcggggcccgggccggcTGTTTGTTTAACCCCAGAAGACCCAACCATTACGGAAACGGAGATTAAGACGGAGAAAGGCGAGGGAAGCCGTTTGGTGCgtgctggggtgtgtgtgtcagtgGCATCTCTCATGTTTTAATTGCAGGCAATGAAGCACGCGGAGGCggtgtaaatatttttttttatgcaagtGCTGTAGTTACTAGCAAATCAGTCAAGCTGAAGCACCGATTATCTAACCAGGCATGAGTGATGTCTGAAGGCAAAGCTCAGTGTCCTGTTACGTTGCACTTCTATTGCAGAAATCCGCATTGGCattaccacacacacacacacaaaaggaaattatttctaatcAATCCTGGGGGAACTGAACATCATCCGCACAGAGTTCACTTCGCCCTGCCCAGAGCTGTCTCCACACTGAAAGCTCCTGAGGTTTGGTGTGGCCCTTCGATGTGGGCAGCCAGATTCTCTGTGGCCGTCACAGGGCGCCAGGCACCGTGTGCCTGCGGCCCCCGGCTGCAGAGGTGGTGGTGCTCCTGGAGGTTTGGATGCTCCTTTGCCTCTAATTTCAATAGGGAGCCCAAATGCCCTGCAGTACCATCTCACTGCATCATTCTGAATTAAATATGGTCCTTGTCGTGCTTTATATATGATACATCGAAGGTTAAAGGAATTCATCAAGGTCACATAGAGGTAAAAGGAGTTACCTAGAGTCACAAAGGGGTTTTGTGTCCCAAAACTGATCCCTGGGCTTCTTCAGTCATGGGACAATCTTCCTTTCAGTAACTGAGCCAGCTGACCAAAGGCTGGAGCTCAGCTTGCCAGAAGTCCGTGCCTGGGAGATGATCACAGTGTTG from Falco rusticolus isolate bFalRus1 chromosome 5, bFalRus1.pri, whole genome shotgun sequence includes the following:
- the HSPA14 gene encoding heat shock 70 kDa protein 14 isoform X2 — translated: MAAIGVHLGATCACAAVYKDGRADVVANDAGDRVTPAVVAFSESEEVVGLAAKQSRIRNISNTVVKVKKILGRSSGDPQAAKYIAESKCSIIEKNGKIQYEIDNKLINPEDVAKLIFSKMKETAQSALGSDVNDVVITVPFDFGENQKNALGEAAAAAGFNVLRLIHEPSAALLAYGIGQDSPTGKSNVLVYKLGGTSLSITVIEVNSGIYRVLATNTDDGIGGVCFTEALAQHLASEFQRSCKHDIRENPRAMMKLMNSADIAKHSLSTLGSANCFVDSLYDGLDFDCNVSRARFELICSSLFNKCVEAIKKLLQQVGFTADDINKVVLCGGSARIPKLQQLIKDIFPTVELLNSIPPDEVIPIGAAIEAGILLGKENTLLEEEAFIECSAKDILLKGVDESGADKFTVLFPSGTPLPARRQHTLHAPGNTSSVCLELYESLGKSPMNEEGKFAQIILQDLDKKEDGLHDILTVLTMKRDGSLHVTCTDQDTGKCEIITVEVAS
- the HSPA14 gene encoding heat shock 70 kDa protein 14 isoform X1 gives rise to the protein MAAIGVHLGATCACAAVYKDGRADVVANDAGDRVTPAVVAFSESEEVVGLAAKQSRIRNISNTVVKVKKILGRSSGDPQAAKYIAESKCSIIEKNGKIQYEIDNKLINPEDVAKLIFSKMKETAQSALGSDVNDVVITVPFDFGENQKNALGYKMTSKGGNNLQGSPSVTEVSRKHAKKMEAAAAAGFNVLRLIHEPSAALLAYGIGQDSPTGKSNVLVYKLGGTSLSITVIEVNSGIYRVLATNTDDGIGGVCFTEALAQHLASEFQRSCKHDIRENPRAMMKLMNSADIAKHSLSTLGSANCFVDSLYDGLDFDCNVSRARFELICSSLFNKCVEAIKKLLQQVGFTADDINKVVLCGGSARIPKLQQLIKDIFPTVELLNSIPPDEVIPIGAAIEAGILLGKENTLLEEEAFIECSAKDILLKGVDESGADKFTVLFPSGTPLPARRQHTLHAPGNTSSVCLELYESLGKSPMNEEGKFAQIILQDLDKKEDGLHDILTVLTMKRDGSLHVTCTDQDTGKCEIITVEVAS
- the HSPA14 gene encoding heat shock 70 kDa protein 14 isoform X3, with product MKETAQSALGSDVNDVVITVPFDFGENQKNALGYKMTSKGGNNLQGSPSVTEVSRKHAKKMEAAAAAGFNVLRLIHEPSAALLAYGIGQDSPTGKSNVLVYKLGGTSLSITVIEVNSGIYRVLATNTDDGIGGVCFTEALAQHLASEFQRSCKHDIRENPRAMMKLMNSADIAKHSLSTLGSANCFVDSLYDGLDFDCNVSRARFELICSSLFNKCVEAIKKLLQQVGFTADDINKVVLCGGSARIPKLQQLIKDIFPTVELLNSIPPDEVIPIGAAIEAGILLGKENTLLEEEAFIECSAKDILLKGVDESGADKFTVLFPSGTPLPARRQHTLHAPGNTSSVCLELYESLGKSPMNEEGKFAQIILQDLDKKEDGLHDILTVLTMKRDGSLHVTCTDQDTGKCEIITVEVAS